A region of uncultured Desulfobacter sp. DNA encodes the following proteins:
- a CDS encoding YkgJ family cysteine cluster protein, translated as MTENDNLDLTRFECLGCGACCRQSGHVRLRPEEPDIISDFLNMDVLDFIETFTCLTRDRNGLSIIDAPGGACIFLDNNGCRINPVKPAQCRDFPVKWRFSNFEQICGWALKLGLHPRHMD; from the coding sequence ATGACAGAAAATGATAACCTGGACCTGACACGGTTTGAATGTTTGGGGTGCGGGGCCTGCTGCAGACAGAGCGGTCATGTGCGTTTGAGACCGGAAGAACCCGATATCATTTCGGATTTCCTGAACATGGATGTTCTGGATTTCATCGAGACCTTCACATGCCTGACCCGGGATCGCAACGGCCTTTCAATCATTGATGCGCCCGGCGGGGCCTGTATTTTCCTGGACAACAACGGCTGTCGCATCAACCCGGTCAAACCTGCCCAGTGCAGGGATTTTCCTGTGAAATGGCGGTTTTCAAATTTTGAGCAAATCTGCGGATGGGCACTCAAATTGGGTTTGCATCCCAGGCATATGGATTAA
- a CDS encoding type IV pilus twitching motility protein PilT — protein MAQIDAFFKLMHDQGASDLHLTAGQQPALRLHGDIERIKYDKLTSDQLRSMLYEITSQEKIKEFEETGDVDFGYEIPGLARYRANYFMQKNGIAAVFREIPSTIMTAEQLGLPAVISKLADLPRGLVLVTGPTGSGKSTTLAAIIDQANRNRKDHIITVEDPIEFVHKSQSCIVNHREVGNHTKTFSSALRGALREDPDIILVGELRDLETISLAVEAASTGHLVFGTLHTSSAHKTVDRLVEVFPSTEQAQIRSTLADGLRAIVAQVLFKRIDKKGRCAAMEILVATPAVRTLIRDSKTHQIPSMIQTGKQYGMQLLDDAIMALYKAGKISPDDAYSKSNNKSLFRPFLKHPPADFTEA, from the coding sequence ATGGCTCAAATTGATGCGTTTTTTAAGCTTATGCATGACCAGGGGGCATCCGACCTGCACCTGACGGCGGGGCAGCAGCCTGCTTTAAGGCTTCACGGCGACATTGAGCGAATTAAATACGATAAGCTGACCAGCGATCAGTTGCGCAGCATGCTTTATGAAATCACCTCCCAGGAAAAAATTAAGGAGTTTGAGGAGACCGGGGATGTTGATTTCGGGTATGAAATCCCCGGCCTTGCCCGTTACAGGGCCAATTATTTTATGCAGAAAAACGGCATAGCCGCCGTGTTCCGCGAAATACCCTCGACTATTATGACGGCCGAGCAACTTGGGTTACCCGCGGTGATTTCAAAACTTGCAGACCTTCCCCGGGGGCTTGTTCTGGTGACAGGCCCCACCGGTTCCGGTAAATCAACCACCCTTGCCGCTATTATCGACCAGGCCAACAGAAATAGAAAAGACCATATTATTACCGTTGAAGACCCCATAGAATTTGTTCACAAAAGCCAGAGCTGTATTGTAAACCACAGGGAGGTGGGAAATCATACCAAGACTTTTTCCTCAGCGCTTCGCGGTGCCCTGCGCGAGGACCCCGATATTATCCTGGTGGGGGAGCTTCGGGATCTTGAAACCATTTCCTTGGCCGTTGAGGCGGCTTCCACCGGTCATCTGGTGTTTGGCACCCTGCATACGTCAAGTGCGCACAAAACCGTGGACAGGCTCGTTGAGGTGTTCCCCAGCACCGAACAGGCCCAGATCCGCTCCACGCTGGCAGATGGCCTTCGTGCCATAGTGGCCCAGGTGCTGTTTAAGCGAATTGATAAAAAAGGCCGGTGTGCGGCTATGGAAATTCTTGTGGCAACCCCTGCAGTCAGAACCCTTATCCGTGATTCCAAAACCCATCAGATCCCTTCCATGATCCAGACTGGTAAACAGTATGGAATGCAGCTTTTGGACGATGCCATCATGGCGCTGTATAAGGCAGGAAAAATCAGCCCCGATGATGCCTATTCAAAGTCAAACAATAAATCATTGTTCCGGCCGTTTCTTAAACATCCGCCTGCGGACTTCACAGAAGCGTAA
- a CDS encoding PBP1A family penicillin-binding protein, which yields MQRFAWLIFFLRLLFYTGLLASGIMAAAGCLMVFHISQDLPKLPSPLSRIIETPQSLIYAEDGQVLIALGEKTSVSLDMVSSDFLNAIVATEDHRFFEHHGVNKLRTFKALYITLFKPGQIQGASTITQQLAKNLFFSFEKTWHRKIKELLVAFQIEQANTKEQILEAYINQIHFGAGAQGIEKAARMYFDKPAQDLTLAEASLLAGLPKSPTYYNPFRYYDRALARRHVVLGRMVAAGFITADEAAQTDAIRPELHDGRKDARTGSYFLDALIAELVDIYGEDVVYHGGIKVYSTMDSRRQADALTAVTEGMARLDKLMGLDEGEQEKPQAALVAIDTSSGAVKAMVGGRDYYASEYNRAVNSKRQAGSGFKPFLYYAAFRDEKLNPASVFQDMPVAIPIKGAPDWYPQNFEKTFRGPMILKLGLIHSVNTIAAQLVADVGPDAVVDVARACGVKSPLKSVYSVALGASEVSVMDMASGFSTLAGLGIYHEPFLFWRVEDARGRVLFEHIVKDRRVLDMATAFQVVDMMEGVVDLGSGKGVRSLGFNRPAAGKTGTTNDCNDAWFTGFTPSLCVSVWTGYDKKKQLIDKNRRGITGGRGAVPIWTDFMIRAMKGEPERDFFIPADIRYETVETTTGCPAASRQNMAEETDSLQPAADSSDVIRVALKKDQHPCREN from the coding sequence ATGCAGCGGTTTGCCTGGCTGATCTTCTTTTTGCGGCTGCTGTTTTACACAGGGCTTCTGGCCTCTGGTATCATGGCTGCGGCAGGCTGTCTGATGGTTTTTCATATTTCACAGGACCTTCCCAAACTGCCCTCCCCTTTAAGCCGAATTATTGAAACCCCCCAGAGCCTGATCTACGCAGAGGATGGCCAGGTGCTTATAGCCCTTGGCGAGAAAACATCCGTTTCCCTGGACATGGTCTCTTCGGACTTTCTCAATGCCATCGTGGCCACCGAGGATCACAGGTTTTTTGAACACCACGGTGTAAATAAACTGCGAACCTTTAAAGCTCTGTATATCACTTTGTTCAAACCAGGGCAGATCCAGGGTGCATCAACCATTACCCAGCAACTGGCCAAAAATCTGTTTTTCAGTTTTGAAAAGACCTGGCATCGCAAAATTAAAGAGCTGCTGGTGGCGTTTCAGATTGAACAGGCCAATACCAAGGAGCAGATTCTTGAAGCCTATATCAATCAGATCCATTTCGGGGCAGGGGCCCAGGGCATCGAAAAGGCGGCCCGCATGTATTTTGATAAACCTGCCCAGGATCTGACGCTGGCCGAAGCGTCACTGTTGGCAGGTCTTCCCAAGTCGCCCACCTATTACAATCCTTTCCGGTATTATGACAGGGCTCTGGCCCGGCGGCATGTGGTGTTAGGCCGTATGGTGGCGGCCGGGTTTATCACAGCGGATGAAGCGGCCCAAACCGATGCAATCCGCCCGGAACTGCACGATGGCCGCAAAGATGCCCGCACCGGCAGTTATTTCCTGGATGCCCTGATTGCCGAACTTGTGGACATTTACGGTGAAGATGTGGTGTATCACGGCGGCATCAAGGTCTATTCCACCATGGATTCAAGGCGCCAGGCCGATGCCCTCACTGCGGTAACGGAAGGGATGGCCCGGCTTGACAAACTCATGGGCCTGGATGAAGGGGAGCAGGAAAAACCCCAGGCGGCCCTGGTGGCCATTGACACCTCCAGCGGCGCAGTCAAGGCCATGGTGGGCGGCAGGGATTATTACGCCAGTGAATACAACCGTGCCGTGAACAGTAAACGCCAGGCCGGCAGCGGATTTAAACCCTTTTTATACTATGCGGCGTTCAGGGATGAAAAGCTGAATCCGGCCAGTGTGTTCCAGGACATGCCAGTGGCGATTCCCATTAAAGGGGCACCGGACTGGTATCCCCAGAATTTTGAAAAAACTTTCAGGGGTCCCATGATCCTTAAGCTGGGCCTGATCCATTCGGTGAACACCATTGCCGCCCAGCTGGTGGCTGATGTGGGTCCTGATGCCGTTGTGGATGTGGCCCGGGCCTGTGGTGTAAAAAGTCCTTTAAAATCCGTATATTCAGTTGCCCTTGGTGCGTCAGAGGTGAGTGTCATGGATATGGCGTCCGGATTTTCCACATTGGCCGGACTGGGTATTTACCATGAGCCATTTTTGTTCTGGCGGGTCGAAGATGCAAGGGGCCGGGTGCTTTTTGAGCATATTGTCAAAGATCGAAGGGTATTGGATATGGCAACGGCTTTCCAGGTGGTGGATATGATGGAAGGTGTTGTGGACCTGGGATCAGGCAAAGGGGTCAGAAGCCTGGGATTTAATCGCCCGGCTGCCGGAAAAACCGGTACCACCAACGATTGTAATGATGCCTGGTTCACCGGATTCACCCCATCCTTGTGTGTGTCCGTATGGACCGGCTATGACAAAAAAAAGCAACTCATAGATAAAAATCGCAGGGGGATTACCGGAGGGCGCGGGGCTGTACCCATCTGGACGGATTTCATGATCCGGGCCATGAAAGGTGAGCCTGAACGTGATTTTTTCATTCCTGCCGATATCCGGTATGAAACCGTGGAAACAACTACGGGATGCCCGGCAGCATCCCGGCAGAACATGGCGGAAGAAACAGATTCTCTCCAGCCTGCGGCAGACTCTTCCGATGTCATCCGTGTGGCGTTGAAAAAAGACCAGCACCCCTGCCGGGAAAATTAA
- the yedF gene encoding sulfurtransferase-like selenium metabolism protein YedF, translating to MVKELDCRKMDCPAPVLETKKSLESEALSHIRVLVDNDAAVENVSRFLAYAGFEIGVESDGVFSVVEGIRDQANAAKPASGPSGQPGVAPGPAKENNPAKIMVMAASNKMGVGDDELGAKLMINFIKTLKEMGPELWRLVFVNHGVTLATGDSPVLDDLRELETSGVTILVCGTCLTHLNLMEKKAIGQTTNMLDIVTAMQLADKVINL from the coding sequence ATGGTAAAAGAACTTGACTGCAGAAAAATGGATTGCCCGGCACCTGTGCTGGAAACAAAAAAAAGCCTTGAAAGCGAAGCATTATCGCATATCCGGGTGCTGGTGGATAACGACGCTGCTGTTGAAAACGTCAGCCGGTTTTTGGCCTATGCCGGATTTGAGATCGGTGTGGAATCCGATGGGGTCTTCTCTGTGGTGGAAGGTATTCGGGACCAGGCCAATGCTGCCAAGCCCGCTTCGGGACCTTCCGGACAGCCGGGAGTCGCCCCGGGGCCGGCAAAAGAAAACAACCCTGCAAAAATCATGGTGATGGCTGCATCCAATAAAATGGGCGTTGGCGATGATGAACTGGGCGCAAAGCTGATGATAAATTTTATTAAAACCCTTAAAGAGATGGGACCCGAGCTGTGGCGCCTGGTTTTTGTGAACCATGGCGTTACCCTTGCCACGGGTGACTCCCCGGTTCTTGATGATCTGCGTGAACTTGAGACATCAGGTGTTACCATTCTTGTCTGCGGTACCTGTCTGACCCATCTGAATCTGATGGAAAAAAAAGCCATTGGCCAGACCACCAACATGCTGGATATTGTTACGGCCATGCAGTTGGCAGACAAGGTAATCAATTTGTAA
- a CDS encoding zinc-ribbon domain-containing protein, with protein MKITCPTCGSDTNLPDDKIPKNKDFSFKCPKCSALVPVKAAAGPPGSDVSKSNSSAMDRDTSRFPGGGVKQALVCLAPGLGRNRIITGLENAGFTAHTPETPAQALKNLEYYVYPLIVMDEAFDTEKAMSAHMNNMDMFLRRKICLIRIGPGLETGNAMTALTLSANYVVKSQDLELEDASVADSVLSVALSEHEQMYGVFKDSMKAVGKA; from the coding sequence ATGAAAATTACCTGTCCGACATGCGGCAGTGATACAAATCTGCCAGATGATAAGATACCAAAAAACAAAGATTTTTCATTCAAATGTCCCAAGTGCTCAGCCTTGGTTCCTGTTAAGGCTGCGGCCGGCCCCCCCGGCTCAGACGTTTCTAAATCCAATTCATCTGCCATGGACCGGGATACATCCAGGTTTCCGGGCGGTGGCGTAAAGCAGGCCCTGGTCTGCCTGGCACCCGGCCTTGGACGCAACCGCATCATAACGGGGTTGGAAAATGCGGGGTTTACCGCCCATACTCCGGAAACGCCGGCCCAGGCATTGAAAAATCTTGAATATTATGTTTACCCCTTGATTGTGATGGACGAAGCCTTTGATACTGAAAAGGCCATGTCTGCCCACATGAATAATATGGATATGTTCCTTCGCCGCAAGATCTGTCTTATCCGGATCGGTCCGGGGCTTGAAACTGGAAATGCCATGACAGCCCTGACCCTGAGCGCAAACTATGTAGTAAAATCCCAGGACCTTGAATTGGAAGATGCCTCTGTGGCGGATAGTGTTCTGTCCGTGGCTTTGTCCGAACATGAACAGATGTATGGTGTGTTTAAGGATTCAATGAAAGCTGTGGGCAAAGCCTGA
- a CDS encoding SPOR domain-containing protein — protein MMRIVRHISVRFWLTTLMVLPSGFILFPKLSGWLSDMPATVFIALMYVVCGLGLGIFMDLAGLWKIKGLVRDAQLWERSGIASRAEKKFIRAVRIYDSAWISPWAARRVKPMLTSSLARFYLASGSKRREIQGAAGVWLAQNPKDESLARFWLERLQDQDVSRTSTQSILTALADNWYADSDLCRILVGIFLDQGRLDFSARRLYRSFLNIIYMAGKDKNLSDQDQEREERIREMMSEKLGTPEPDTIPSRPEPDSGTLGDVRGDLASFTPGDLAGNLESDGMLESFGEQPLEYGPAGWRREQDIYAGKNSSGRMSALMSGIGRKTAGGGSFIAAGTGRAKYAVLNLIQAREKWWSRVRGIMIAGLALWLIFFAWGTFSHMFKTTEQPAQQIKVAIPKPFTIQVVAYRKKAHAEQYMEALAQKGLETSIKVADGGGKTWYLVRISEFTDQNSAQAYGNRLKADHIIDEFFVTKK, from the coding sequence ATGATGCGTATTGTCCGACATATCAGTGTCCGGTTCTGGCTGACAACCCTGATGGTCCTGCCTTCAGGGTTTATCCTGTTTCCTAAGCTTTCGGGATGGCTTTCCGACATGCCGGCCACGGTGTTTATCGCTCTGATGTATGTGGTCTGCGGCCTGGGACTTGGCATATTTATGGATCTTGCCGGGCTGTGGAAAATAAAGGGACTGGTCCGGGATGCACAGTTGTGGGAGCGCTCCGGTATTGCCAGCCGGGCTGAAAAAAAGTTTATCCGGGCCGTGAGAATCTATGACAGCGCGTGGATCTCTCCTTGGGCTGCGCGGCGGGTAAAGCCCATGCTTACCTCTTCCCTGGCCCGGTTTTACCTGGCATCGGGCAGCAAACGCCGGGAAATCCAGGGTGCCGCAGGTGTCTGGCTGGCACAAAACCCCAAGGATGAGAGTCTTGCCAGGTTCTGGCTGGAACGTCTCCAGGATCAGGATGTTTCCAGAACATCCACCCAGTCGATACTGACGGCTCTGGCTGACAACTGGTATGCGGATTCCGACCTTTGTCGAATTCTGGTGGGTATCTTTCTGGATCAGGGTCGGCTGGATTTTTCAGCAAGACGCCTGTACCGGTCTTTCCTGAATATAATTTACATGGCAGGCAAAGACAAAAACTTATCAGATCAGGATCAGGAACGGGAGGAAAGAATACGGGAAATGATGTCCGAAAAACTGGGGACACCTGAACCGGATACCATACCGTCAAGGCCGGAACCGGACTCGGGAACCCTTGGGGATGTAAGGGGTGATCTGGCATCATTTACACCTGGAGATCTGGCGGGGAACCTGGAGAGCGATGGCATGTTGGAAAGTTTTGGGGAGCAGCCCCTTGAATATGGTCCGGCAGGATGGCGGCGGGAACAAGATATTTATGCCGGAAAGAATTCTTCCGGGCGGATGTCAGCTCTCATGTCCGGAATCGGCAGAAAGACAGCTGGTGGAGGCTCTTTTATCGCAGCCGGAACCGGAAGAGCCAAGTATGCTGTTTTAAATCTGATCCAGGCCCGGGAAAAATGGTGGAGCCGGGTCCGGGGCATCATGATTGCCGGACTGGCCCTTTGGCTGATTTTTTTTGCCTGGGGGACCTTTTCCCACATGTTTAAAACGACGGAGCAGCCAGCCCAGCAGATAAAAGTCGCAATTCCAAAACCGTTCACCATCCAAGTGGTTGCCTACCGTAAAAAGGCACATGCGGAACAGTACATGGAGGCTCTTGCCCAGAAGGGGCTTGAAACCTCCATAAAAGTCGCGGATGGCGGAGGCAAAACCTGGTATCTGGTCCGGATATCTGAGTTTACGGACCAGAATAGTGCCCAGGCCTACGGTAACCGACTAAAGGCCGATCACATCATTGACGAGTTTTTTGTAACTAAAAAGTGA
- a CDS encoding PilT/PilU family type 4a pilus ATPase — translation MKKQQLDYILTKMLDSYGNVSDLNITPGKPLQVESSGQLSPVDLGDGFNILTPFQTEVLALNLINNDRKQLETLLREGSCDLSYQLSTRARFRVNIFSRSGKYAIVLRKLETTIPTIEQLKLPESFHKMADEKNGIIFVTGATGSGKSTSLAALLDKINETKSVHVITLEDPIEYQHTQKRSTFNQRELGMDFDTFASGLRAALRQAPKVILVGEMRDRETVEIGLAAAETGHLVVSTLHTVDAGQTINRLLGMFSTEEETQVRIRLADTVRWVVAQRLLPKVGGGRVAAFEIMATNLRVKDSILNGESEGKTFNDIIVAGKPQGMISFDEFIINLYSDGKIDENTAMAYASRKDIVGRGLDQIKSARGESTSGIQSLEIDRSYGDKGDHLL, via the coding sequence ATGAAAAAACAGCAGCTTGATTATATTTTAACCAAAATGCTGGATTCTTACGGGAATGTGTCGGACCTGAATATTACACCGGGAAAACCTCTTCAGGTGGAAAGTTCAGGCCAGCTTTCTCCCGTCGATCTGGGTGATGGGTTCAATATCCTCACACCGTTTCAAACCGAGGTTTTGGCGCTCAATCTTATCAATAATGACAGAAAACAGCTTGAAACCCTTCTCAGGGAAGGCAGCTGTGATTTATCATACCAGCTGAGCACCAGGGCAAGATTCAGGGTGAACATCTTTTCCAGGTCCGGCAAATACGCCATTGTCTTACGAAAACTTGAAACCACCATCCCCACCATTGAGCAGCTCAAACTGCCGGAAAGTTTTCATAAAATGGCCGATGAGAAGAACGGCATCATCTTTGTTACAGGTGCCACAGGTTCAGGTAAATCCACCTCCCTTGCCGCGCTCCTGGACAAGATCAATGAGACTAAATCCGTACATGTAATTACCCTGGAAGACCCCATTGAATACCAGCATACCCAGAAACGCTCCACCTTTAACCAGCGGGAATTGGGAATGGATTTCGACACCTTTGCCTCGGGTCTGCGTGCGGCCTTGCGGCAGGCCCCCAAGGTCATTCTGGTGGGGGAAATGCGTGACCGGGAAACAGTTGAAATCGGCCTGGCCGCTGCTGAAACCGGTCATCTGGTGGTCTCCACCCTGCACACTGTGGATGCCGGACAGACCATCAACCGTCTGCTGGGTATGTTTTCCACGGAGGAGGAAACCCAAGTTCGCATACGCCTGGCCGATACTGTCAGATGGGTGGTGGCCCAGCGGCTTTTGCCCAAGGTGGGCGGTGGGCGGGTAGCTGCCTTTGAAATCATGGCCACCAACCTGCGGGTCAAGGACAGCATTCTGAACGGGGAGTCCGAAGGCAAAACCTTTAACGACATTATTGTGGCGGGCAAGCCCCAGGGCATGATTTCCTTTGACGAGTTCATCATAAATTTATATTCAGATGGGAAGATAGACGAAAATACGGCCATGGCCTATGCATCACGCAAAGATATCGTGGGCCGGGGACTTGACCAGATCAAGAGTGCCAGAGGTGAATCCACCAGTGGCATTCAGTCCCTTGAAATCGACCGCAGTTATGGGGATAAAGGTGACCACTTATTATGA
- a CDS encoding tRNA-dihydrouridine synthase family protein, which produces MTQLNFDKTAEPNVNTTADLAQYLLKPLVIGSRTISNRMVLAPMAGLGHIAFRQLVTGFSGFGLLFTGMCSAKAVPHENPKMSHVFSWRPEELDHTVCQIFGAEPEIMARAAQRVEAEGFFGVDLNFGCSVAAICKKGCGAALLKTPDKAVDIVSAVRKSVSCPVFVKFRTGWRDDQNFPVTMARAFENAGADALTFHPRVAPDRRSRRPKWELIGKVQNAVAIPVFGNGNLFAPEHGIRMIRETGCQGLSIGRMAVAQPWIFARWTKGFRPEPSIYMETALDMARLLSTHYEDHFALKMFKKFAPYFCANFKFSNSILKSLIRAENMNELCDNIRQLMDPPPQTLLLPNINLFI; this is translated from the coding sequence AATTGAATTTTGATAAAACAGCAGAGCCTAACGTCAATACGACAGCAGACCTGGCCCAATACCTGCTTAAGCCCCTTGTCATAGGCAGCAGGACCATTTCCAACAGGATGGTTCTCGCCCCCATGGCAGGACTGGGGCACATTGCGTTCAGGCAGCTTGTGACAGGGTTCTCAGGATTCGGCCTATTGTTCACGGGAATGTGCTCGGCCAAAGCCGTTCCCCATGAAAATCCTAAAATGTCCCATGTGTTTTCCTGGCGGCCCGAGGAACTTGACCACACAGTATGCCAGATTTTTGGGGCAGAACCGGAGATCATGGCCCGGGCGGCCCAACGCGTTGAAGCCGAAGGGTTTTTCGGCGTGGACTTAAATTTCGGATGTTCTGTTGCAGCAATCTGTAAAAAAGGGTGCGGGGCAGCTCTTTTAAAAACACCTGATAAGGCCGTTGACATTGTGTCTGCCGTCCGAAAGTCGGTGTCATGTCCGGTTTTTGTAAAATTCAGAACCGGCTGGCGGGATGATCAGAACTTTCCTGTGACCATGGCCCGGGCCTTCGAAAATGCCGGGGCAGATGCCTTAACCTTTCATCCCCGGGTGGCTCCGGACAGAAGAAGCCGAAGACCAAAATGGGAACTGATCGGCAAAGTGCAAAACGCTGTCGCCATTCCCGTTTTTGGCAACGGGAACCTGTTTGCACCCGAACATGGGATCAGAATGATCCGGGAAACCGGGTGTCAGGGGCTTTCCATCGGCAGGATGGCCGTGGCCCAGCCCTGGATTTTTGCCCGGTGGACAAAAGGGTTTAGACCGGAACCATCCATTTATATGGAAACCGCTCTGGACATGGCAAGACTGTTGAGTACCCATTACGAAGATCATTTTGCCCTTAAGATGTTTAAAAAATTTGCTCCGTATTTCTGTGCCAATTTCAAATTTTCCAACTCTATTTTGAAATCACTGATACGGGCTGAAAACATGAACGAGCTTTGTGACAACATTCGCCAGCTTATGGACCCTCCGCCCCAGACATTACTTCTGCCCAATATCAATCTGTTTATTTGA